The DNA sequence GCTCGCGTTATGAGCGACGCTTCGGCGTGCTGTTCCAGCAGGGCGCGCTGTTCTCTTCCTTGACCGTACTGGAAAACATCGCCCTGCCCCTGACCGAATACGGCGGCCTCAATGCCGAGGAAGCGCGTGGCGTGTCGGCCATGAAGCTGGCCTTGGCGGGCCTGCCCATTGCTGCTGGCGACAAGTATCCGGCCGCGCTCTCGGGCGGCATGATCAAACGCGCCGCGCTGGCCCGCGCCCTGGCGCTGGACCCGGACATCCTGTTCCTGGACGAACCCACGGCCGGCCTGGACCCCATCAGCGCCGCCGCCTTCGACCGCCTGATCCTGACCCTGCGCGATGCGCTGGGGCTGACCGTATTCCTGGTCACGCACGACCTCGATACCCTCTACGCCATCTGCGACCGCGTCGCGGTGCTCTCGGCCAAGCGCGTGCTGGTGGCCGACCACATCGAAGCGGTCGCCGCCTACGATGATGCGTGGATCCAGCAATATTTCCAGGGCCCGCGTGGACGGGCCGCCAGCATGGCCGCACTGCGCGCGGCGGCCAGCACAACGCAGCAAGGAAAACCCTAATGGAAACACGTGCCCATCATGTCCTCATTGGACTGTTCACCATCCTGGTCGCCGGGGCGGCCCTGGCGTTCTGCCTGTGGCTGACCAAGGTCGGCCAGGACCGCGATGTCGATTACTACACGGTGATCTTCAACGAAGCCGTCAGCGGCCTCTCGCGCGGCAGCCCGGTACAGTACAGCGGCATCAAGGTAGGCGACGTGGTCGGTTTGAGCCTGGACCCGGCCGATCCGCGCAAGGTGCGCGCACGCATCCGCGTGGTCGGTCGCGCACCGATCAAGGAAGATACCGGCGCCAAGCTGGCCTTGGCCGGCATCACCGGCACGGCGCTGATCCAGCTCACCAATGGTTCGCCGCAGAGCCCGCGTCTGGTCTCCAAGGATGGCAGCGACCCCATCATCATTGCCTCGCCCTCGCCGCTGACCGCGCTGCTCACCAATGGCGAGGACTTGCTGACCAACGTCAATGAAGTGTTGATCAATGCCAAGCTGTTCCTGGCCCCGGAGAATGCGCGGCGCCTGAACCAGACGCTGGCACACCTGGAGCAGTTGACCGATACCCTGGCCGCCCAGCGCGGCAATGTCGGTGCCACCATGCAGGAGCTGGCTGCGGCCGCCCACCAGGCCAACCTGGCCATGCAATCGGCTAACCAGTTGCTGGGCACGCGCGGCAATGAAGCCATGGGCAATCTGCAAAAAGCCATGAGTTCGCTGGCCGCCAGCAGCCAGCAGATCGAAACGCTGATCAAGCAAAACCAGGCTGCCCTCAACAACGGCGCCCAGGGCGTGGCCGAGATCGGCCCCGCCATTAGCGAACTGCGCGGTACGCTGGCCTCGGTTCGGGCCATCACCCGCAAGCTGGAAAACGATCCCGGCGCCTACCTGCTGGGTCAAGACAATCTCCAGGAATTCAAACCATGACTAGCCCGTTCTTGCGCCCCCTTCTCCGTACCGCGCTCTTGGCCAGCAGCCTGGCGCTGACGGCCTGCTCGATCCTGCCCAAGGCCGATCCGCTGGCGGTATATCGTCTGCCGACACCGGCCACCACCAGCGCTGCCGTCGCCGCGGCCGGCAGCGCCTACCGTTCGCTGCGCATTGTCGCGCCCACGGCCAATCGCAGCATCGACAGCGAACGCATCCTGGTGCTGCCCGAAGGCGACGTGGTGAAATCCTACGCCGGGGTGCGCTGGAGCGACCCCGCCCCGCAACTGCTGCGCGACCGCCTGCTGGATGCCTTCCAGGCCGATGGCCGCTTCCCGCGCCTGTCCGGCGACAATGCCAACATCGCCGCCGAGGTCGAACTCAATGGCGCATTGAACGCGTTCCAGACTGAATATCGCCAGGGCGTGCCGACCGTGGTCATCATCTATGAAGCCCGCCTGGTCGACACCATCAGCCGCCAGCAACTGGCGGCGCGGCGTTTTGTCGTGGTGCAGCCGGTGGCTGGCAGCCAGGTGCCGGAAGTGGTCACGGCCTTCGGCAGCGCCAGCCAGCGGCTGGCCAACGAGGTGGTGGCCTGGGTCGCTACGGTCAGATAAACGATTTGCGCCCGCGCGCCATTATCCGAACGTAGCATGGGCAGGGGCGTCGCGCTGTGGCAGGCTGGGCGGTATTTTTCTTGCCGAGCGCAGACGGGAACCTCATGGACAAGTTGCAAGCGATGGAAACCTTCGTCGCCGTGGTCGAAAGTGGCAGTTTCGTCGCCGCCGTCGATATCACCGGCCAGTCCAAACCTGCGGTCTCGCGCCAGGTGTCGGAGTTGGAACAGTTCCTCGGCATTCGCCTGCTCCACCGCACCACGCGGCGCCTCTCGCTCACCGATGAAGGCCGCCTCTACTTTGCCCGCTGCAAGGAATTGCTGGAATCCATCCAGGATGTGGAAAGCGAAGTCGGCCTCAATTCGGACCAGGCTTGTGGTCGCTTGCGCATTGGCGTACCGCAGGATTTCGGGGTCGAACAACTGGCGCCGCTGTGGGGCAAGTTCACCCAACAACATCCCCAGATCACGCTCAACATCACCCTCTCGGATCGCACCATCGACCTGCTCGAAGAAGGTTTCGACATGGCCATCCGCATCAGCACCCTGGGTGACAGCCGCATGGTGGCCCGCCCGCTGGCCCCGGTCAGGATGATCGCCTGCGCTTCACCGGAGTTCCTGGCGCGGCATGGTACGCCGACCACGCCAGCCGAGCTGCGCGAATTTCCCTTCATTTCCTATAGCTATCGCGCCAATGGCGATGAGTGGAGCTTCAAGCACCTCCATGGCGATACCTGCCAGGTGCGCGTGCGTTCCACCGTCTACGTCAACAATGGCGCCACCTGCCGCGCCATGGCCATCGCCGGCCAGGGCATTGCGATCCAGCCCGACTTCATCGTCAATGCCGCCATCCAGGCCGGCCAGTTGGTGGAACTGTTCGAAGGCTGGAGCACCGGTGAGCAACTGGTGGTGCACACGCTCTACCCGACCCGCACCCATCTGCCGCCCAAGGTGCAAAGAATGCGCGACTTCCTGGTGGAACAATTCAAGGTGCCACCTTGGTGCCCCAGGCCGTGAGGCACTGGCGTCAGCTCCCTATCCAGCGCAGGAACCAGGGCAAGGCCAGCGGCACCATGACCGCAGTGAAGACGCCATTGAGCCCCATCCCCAGCCCGGCAAACGCGCCCATCTCGGCACTGACCTGCAAGGCCCGTGCCGTACCGATGCCGTGCGACGCCACGCCCAACGCAAAGCCGCGCACCGGATGGCTGTCGATGCGCAGGACATTGAGCACGTAGCGCGCCAGCACCGCCCCCAGGATGCCGGTGCAGATCACCAGCACGGCGGTCAGCGAAGGCAAGCCGCCGAAGCGTTCCGAGATGGCCATGGCAATCGGCGTGGTGGCCGACTTGGGCGCCAGCGACACCACGATGGTGCGCGAGGCGCCCATGGCATAGGCGATCCCCACGGCCGAGACCACCGCCGTGATGGACCCGGCCGCCAGCCCCAGCATCAGCGGCAGGGCCGCGCGTCGGAAGTTGTGCCACTGCTTGTAGAGCGGCATGGCCAGCGCCACCGTGGCCGGACCCAGCATGAAGTGGACGAACTGTGCGCCTTCGAAATAGGTCTGGTAGGGGGTATGCGTGATGGCCAGGATGCTGACCACGATGGCAATGGCGATCAACACCGGATTGGCCAGCGGATTGAAACCCAAGCGCCGATACAGCCACAGCGCTACCAGATAGGCCACCAGCGTGGTGGTCAAGCCCAGCAGCGGCGAGGCGGCCAGGTAGACCCAGACATCGGTCAGACGCGCCAGGCCGTGCATCAGCGCGACTCCTCATCGGTGCGCGCCTGGCGTGCGCTGGAAAAGCGCCTCATCGCCGCATTGGTCACCAGCGCCCCCACGGCAATGGCCAGCACGGTGCTCACCACCAATGCCACCACGATGGCCGGCAGATCGCCCTTGAGCTGCCCGGCCGCGGCGATCACCCCCACCCCGGCCGGCACGAACAGCAAGGACAGGTGCTGCAGGATGCTCCAGGAAGCGGGCTCCATCATCTGCGCCAGGCGCGGTGAGGCGAGGAAGGCCATCAACAGCAGCAACATGCCGATCACCGGGCCGGGAATGGGCAGGCCCAGCAACTGGGTGGCACCTTCGCCCAGGCATTGGAAGACCAGCAGGAGAGCAAGTGCGGTGAGGTTCATGGTGGGCTTTCGAGGACCCGCGCCACCACCGCCGAAGTCAGCTCTTGCGCGAGCAGGCGGGGCACATCGCCAGTGCCGGCAGGCAAGGCAGGTGCAGGAACGGTCGCGGCAAACGCAGCTGGACGCATGGCAAGGGCGGTGATGGGGTGAAACAAAGCGGTAGCGCGCCAGTTTGCCACAAGCGCATGGCAATGCGAGGAAACGACGCAATGCTGCTGCAAATCAATATGTAAAGACCGCTGTTACATCTGCAAACGGATTTCCCATTGTGAGCCCATCGCGCAGGCCCGATCATGCCGCACATAAGTTATATAAAAAACAATGTTACCCTCACATGGATGTCGTCTACCTGCATAGTCCCATCACCTATTCCATCGCCCGGCAATTGCAGCGGGAGGGAGTACTGGTTACGCCCTTCTTGGTCTGCGGACGTGGCATGAGCTGGGATGGCCCGCACGTGCAGGTGACCGATGATGGCATCTGGAGCCCGCAACGCACCGCTGAATTCCTGCTCAAGCTGGCACAGGCGCTGCCCGATGATGGTCAACCCCTGCGCGTGTTCCTGCCCCATACCGGTTATCTGCTGGGTAAGCTGCTCAAGCTGGCTACCGCCGTCAGTACGCTGTGCTATCTGGAAGAAGGCAATACCTCCTGCAATCCAGCCCTGGCCCTGCCGACGCAGGATCAGGTCGTCGATGCCGCGCAACTGCTGCAATTGCTGCAAGCCCAGCCGCTGGTCATGCGCCGCCTGGGCCTGACGCCGCAGGCCATCCTGGCCGTCAATGAGGTGCCGGCGCTGTGGTTCGACGCCGCCAGCCCCAAGTATGGCGGCGCCTATCGGGTCTCGCCCCAGGCCTTTCCTACCCTGCCGCGGGTCAGCACGCTGACGCTGTCCCCTTCTCATGCGCTGCGCGAACCGGGTCGCAACTGGCTGTGCTTCCTGCCCAATATCATCAACATGGTGGCGCGCCACGGCGCCCAAAGCGAACAAGCCCAGAAGAATCTGCATGGGCTCATGATCGCCATGCTAACCATGCAGGCGTTGGTGAGTAGCCAGCACGCGCAACTGGTGGTGAAATTCCATCCGGTCGATGACGCCAACCTCAATCCCGCCTTCAAGCAGCAGTTCTATGGCTACGGCGTGAGCTACGCCAGCTTCGCGGCCCAGCAGGCCATCGATGGACAACTGGAACCGGCGCTGTTCGATTTTGCCCGCTTCATCGTCATCAACGAATCGGCAGCGAGCCGTTATGTGGAATTGTTCAAGGGACTGGACTTCCTGATTTCGCTCAATCTGTTCTAAGTCAATTTCCCCTTCCTGGGTCGGCGCAGCAGGCTGACGCTATCTGCACCAAGGCTGACGTTTTCTGCACCATGGGCGGCCGCCCGCTCTCCTAAGATGAGCGCTCCTCAACCTTTACTGGAGCGCTCTCATGTCCTTTCCCCGCCATCTCCTCACCACGCTGGCCCTGACGTTTTCTGCACTGTCGGCCCATGCGGCCGAGTTCACCCTCACCAGCAGCGACATCCAGGAAGGCCAATCGCTGTCGATCTCGGAGGTATTCAATGGCTTCGGCTGCATGGGACTGAATCGCTCGCCGCAATTGTCCTGGTCGGGCGCGCCGGACGGTACCAAGAGCTTCGCCGTGACCGTCTATGACCCCGACGCTCCTACCGGCAGCGGCTGGTGGCATTGGACCGTCTTCAATCTCCCGGCCTCGGTGCGCAGCCTGCCGGGTGGCATCAATGCCCAGGGTCAGGGCTTGCCGGCCGGCGCCATCCAGGGGCGTACCGATTTCGGCAGCAGCGGCTTTGGTGGGGCCTGCCCACCCGAAGGAGATAAGCCGCATCGCTACCAATTCATCGTATGGGCGCTGAAAACCGAAAAGTTACCACTGGATGCGCAAGCCAGCGGTGCTATGCTCGGCTTCCTGTTGAATGCCTCCGCGCTCGGCCAGGCCAAACTCACCGCCTACTACGGCCGCGAAAAGAACCATGCAAAATGAGATCACCATCCTGCCCTTCGCCCATGGCCCCCGCCCCACGCTGACCCGCATCCGCGCCCGCCACGAACAGCAACTGCGCCAGGTCTTCATCGGCCAGGCCAGCATCTGCCATGTGCGCCAGGGCAAGAAGCGGGTGCAATGGGGCAAGCGCCACCTGCTATGCGGGCAGGATTGCCTATTGCTCATCGCGCCCGGCACGCAGATCAATGTGGCCAACCTGCCGCGCGCAGGGGAATATGCGGCCGACATGGTGTCGCTGCCGCCGACGCTGATCGACCGCTTCCGCCTGCACTATCCCGGCCAGGGGGTGCCGGCGCGCGAGGCCGGCGCCATCAGCAGCATCAGTAGCGTCACGCAGGAAGCCGACCTGCTGCGCGCCTGGCGCCATCTGCTGGAGTGCCTCCGTGATGAGGCCGCCCTGCCCTTGCAATGCCAGGCCGCCGAAGGCCTGTTGCTGGCCCTGAGCCTGGCCGGCGCCATGGGTGGCCTGCTGCGCGAGCGCGGCGACGCCATCAGCCATCACATCGAACAGCACCTGCTGATGCTGCCGCCCGAAGAGCGCAGCCTGGAACGGGTGGCCGATGCCTTCCATTGCAGCGTCTCCACGCTGCGTCGGCGGCTGGCGCGCGAACAGACCGGTTTTCGCGAACTGCTGGACAAGGTGCAACTGGGACTGGCGCTGGAACAATTGCAGGCGTCCTCGCTGCCCATCGCCGACATCGCCGCCACCTGCGGCTACGATTCAGCCTCGCGCTTTGCGATGCGTTTTCGCCAGCATTACGGGATCAGTCCCAGCGAACTGCGCCAGACCCTGCCTTGAAGCCACCCTCGCGCCCCGTGGCGCGATGGTCTGCCAATGATGAACCGCAGCCCGGCGAGGTTACAATGTGGCCCTTATTCCCTGCCCTGCCCCTGCTGCCTCATGACCGACTACCTGGACATCTTCTACCGCCTGCTCTTGGCCATGCTCATCGGCTGCGCCATCGGCATCGACCGCAACCTGCGCGGCAAGCCCACCGGCGTGAAGACCCTGGGACTGGTGGGGCTGGGCTCGGCCCTGGTCACGCTGGCGGCGATGAATTTCGCGTTGGACGCAGCCGACCACAGCCGCGACGCCATCAGCCGTGCCATCCAGGGCGTCATCACCGGCATCGGTTTTCTCGGGGCCGGCGTCATCGTCCATGAGCAGCGCAGCGAAAAGGTGCGCGGGCTGACCACAGCCGCCTCGATCTGGGTCACCGCCGCAGTGGGCATCGTCTGCGGCGCGGGTTGGTGGCGCGTGGCGCTCATGGCCAGCGGCCTGATCGTGGTCCTGTTCATGGTGGGCCGGCCACTGGAGCATTTCCTGCATCGGCAATGGCTGCGCAAGACCGAAGATGAACGTGCTGACATCAGTGCTCGCGAAGAAGACTGATTTCCGCACCATGCGTGAAGATTCCTTCCACGCTGCCCCCTGCACCGCCTCGATGCACTGCACCACGAACGCGCAAGCTGCACTGCAATACATCACGCGATGATATATAGCGGGGCTCCTTGCGACCTCGCCTCTTCCTTCCTGACCTCAGCCTTGCGCCCGCCAACCCAGTGCAGGCAAGGCTTTTCCCGCAGTCCCACGGCCTGGCACGACCTTTGCTCATTGTCCATCAGGATCAAGGACGATCCCCCCTATTCAATGCCGATCTAACGATGGATCTGCAACACACGGACAACGGCGTCCGCTTGGACCGAGGCTCTGCCTTGGCGTCAAGCGGACGCCTTTTTGTTTTCTAGAGGACCGAGATGAGCAAATCCAATCGTATCGAGCTGTTCTCCCTGCGCACGCCCCAGATGCGCACCTTCCACCTGACCTGGCTGGCCTTCTTCGTCTGCTTCTTCGCCTGGTTCGCCTGCGCGCCGTTGATGCCGGTGATCAAGGGCGAATTCCACCTCACCCCCGGTCAGATCGCCAACATCAACATCGCCGCGGTGGCCGTGACCATCCTGGTGCGCCTGATCATCGGCCCCATGTGCGACCGCTTCGGCCCGCGCAAGGCCTATACCGGCCTGCTGCTGGTGGGTGCGGTGCCGGTCATCGGCGTGGCCTTCGCCCAGAGCTACGAGAGCTTCCTGTTCTTCCGCCTCTTGATCGGTGCGGTCGGTGCCAGCTTCGTCATTACCCAATACCACACCTCGGTCATGTTCGCCCCCAACGTGGTGGGCACCGCCAACGCCGCCACGGCCGGCTGGGGCAATGCCGGCGGCGGCGTGGCGCAAGGCGTGATGCCGCTGCTCATGGCAGCCATGCTGATGCTGGGCGTCTCGCACGCCTGGGGCTGGCGCGCGGCGCTGCTGGTGCCGGGCCTGCTGATGCTGATCATGGCCGCGCTCTACTGGCGCTTTACCCAGGACTGCCCGGAAGGCAACTATGACGACCTGCGCGCCGCCGGCGTGACCATCGAAAGCGGCAAGCGCGGTGGCTGGGCCAGCTTCCGCGCCGCCGCTGCCAACTACCGCGTGTGGATGCTCTTCATCACCTATGGCGCCTGCTTCGGCGTGGAAATCTTCATCCACAACATCGCCGCCATCTATTACGTCGAACACTTCCAGCTCTCGCTGGAGTCGGCCGGCATCGCCGCCGCCAGCTTCGGCCTGCTGGCCCTGTTCGCCCGTGCCCTGGGCGGCTTCATCTCCGACAAGGTGGCCCTCGCCGGCGGCCTGAACCGTCGCGCCACCCTGCTGTTCGTGATGATGCTGGGCGAAGGCCTGGGCCTGCTGTGGTTCGCCCATGCCGGCAGCGTGGTGGCAGCGGTCATCGCCATGCTGTGCTTTGGTCTGTTCACCCACATGGCCTGCGGCGCCACCTATGCGCTGGTGCCCTTCATCGACCGCAAAGCCTTAGGCGGCGTGGCCGGCATCATCGGTGCGGGCGGCAATGTGGGCGCGGTACTGGCGGGCTTCCTGATGAAGGGTCTGGGCAATACCCAGCAAACCCTGTCCACGCTGGGTGTGCTGGTGACGGTCTCGGCCCTGTGCGCGGTGGCCATCCGCTTTACCGCATCGGACAAGAGCGGTGACGCCGTCGTAGTAGAAAACAAAGTCGCAGCCTGAGGAGAACACCATGAAGATCATCGTCATCGGCCACGGCATGGTGGGCCACAAATTCCTGGAATGCCTGGCCGAGAGCGGCGCCGGCGACCTGCATGTCACCATCCTGTGCGAAGAACCGCGCCCGGCCTACGACCGTGTGCACCTCTCCGAATTCTTCGCCGGCAAGAGCGCCGAAGACCTGTCGCTGGTGGCGCCAGGCTTCTTCGATGCCGGCCAGAGCCCGGTGCAGTTCGACCTCAAGCTCAACGCCAAGGCCCAGGAGATCGACCTGGAACACAAGCAGGTGCGGGTCAATTTGTCTGGTGTCGAACAGATCTTGTCCTATGACAAACTGGTGCTGGCCACCGGTTCCTATCCCTTCGTGCCGACGGTGGCCGGCAACCAACGCAAGGATTGCTTCGTCTACCGCACCATCGAAGACCTGGAAGCGATGCTGGAATGCGGCAACCGCTCCAAGAGCGGCGTGGTCATCGGCGGCGGCCTGCTGGGCCTGGAATGCGCCAAGGCCTTGCGCGACCTGAAGCTGGAAACCCATGTGGTGGAATTCGCGCCGCGCCTGATGGCCGTGCAGGTCGATGACAGCGGCGGCCGCATCCTGCGCCAGAAGATCGAAGAACTGGGCGTGACCGCCCACACGCAAAAGAACACGGTCGAGATCGTCGATGGCAAGCAGCACACCCATCGCATGAACTTCGAGGATGGCTCGCACCTGGAAACCGACATGATCGTCTTCTCCGCCGGCATCCGCCCGCGTGACGAACTGGCGCGCCATGCCGGCCTGAAGGTGGGTGAGCGTGGCGGCATCGTCATCGACAATTGCTGCCTCACCTCGGACGCTGCGGTCTATGCCATCGGTGAATGCGCACTGTGGAATGGCAAGATCTTCGGCCTGGTCGCGCCCGGCTACGACATGGCCCGCACCGCTGCCAAGCACCTGCTGTCGCACCGTGACGACGCCATCGAGGTACCGCAATTCAACGGCGCCGACATGAGCACCAAGCTGAAACTGATGGGCGTGGACGTAGCCAGCATTGGCGATGCGCATGGCAAGGAGGCTGGCAGCCGTTCGTATCAGTTCACCGATGAACGCAAGCAGATCTACAAGAAGATCGTGGTTTCCGAATCCGGCAAGCACCTGCTGGGCGCGGTGATGGTGGGCGATGCCGCTGAATACGGCACCCTGCTGCAGATGATGCTCAACAAGATCGAGCTGCCGGAGTCGCCGGAATTCCTGATCCTGCCGCAATCCGATGGCAAGGCCAAACCGGGTCTGGGTGTGGATGCGCTCCCGGAATCCGCACAGATCTGCTCCTGCAACAACGTCTCCAAGGGCCAGCTGTGCGCGGCGGTGGCCTCGGGCGTCACGAATATCGGCGATCTGAAGGCTTGTACCAAGGCCGGTACCGCCTGCGGCGGCTGCGTGCCGCTGGTCACCCAGGTGATGAAGGCCGAGATGAAGAAACAGGGCTTGGCCGTCAACAACCATGTGTGCGAGCACTTCCCCTACTCGCGCCAGGAAATCCACCACCTGGTGCGCGTGGGCCAGATCAAGAGCTTCGATGAACTGCTGGCCAAGCATGGCAAGGGACTAGGCTGTGACATCTGCAAGCCGATGGTGGCCAATGTGCTGGCATCGCTGTGGAACGACTTCGTGCTCAAGAAGGAACATGCCGGCCTGCAGGATTCCAACGACTACTTCCTCGGCAACATCCAGAAGGATGGCACCTACTCGGTGGTGCCGCGCATGGCCGGTGGCGAAGTCACCCCCGATGGTCTGATCGCGGTGGGCCAGATCGCCAAGAAATATGGCCTCTACACCAAGATCACCGGTGGCCAGCGGGTGGACCTGTTCGGTGCCCGCGTGGACCAGTTGCCCGATATCTGGGAAGCCCTGATCGCCGCCGGCTTTGAAACCGGCCACGCCTACGGCAAGTCGCTGCGCACCGTCAAATCCTGCGTCGGCTCGACCTGGTGCCGCTATGGCGTGGGTGATAGCGTGGGCTTCGCAGTGCGCCTGGAAAACCGCTACAAGGGCTTGCGCTCGCCGCACAAGATCAAGTTCGGCGTCTCCGGCTGCACCCGTGAATGCGCCGAAGCGCAAGGCAAGGACGTGGGCATCATCGCCACCGACAAGGGCTGGAACCTCTACGTCTGCGGCAATGGCGGCATGAAGCCCCGTCATGCGGAACTGATCGCCTCCGACCTGGATGAAGCCACGCTGACCCGTTACGTGGACCGCTTCCTGATGTTCTACGTGCGCACCGCCGACCGCCTGCAACGCACCAGCACCTGGCGCGAAAACCTCGAAGGTGGGCTGGCGTACCTCAAGAGCGTGGTCATCGATGACAAGCTGGGCATCGCCGCCGAACTGGAAACCGAAATGCAGCGCGTGGTCGATACCTACGAATGCGAATGGAAGAAGGCCGTCACCGACCCTGAAACCCGCAAGCGCTTCCGCCACTTCGTCAACAGCAAGGCCGCCGATGGCAACATCCAGTTCGTCGAGGAACGCGGACAGATCCGGCCGGCCACCGTGGCCGAGAAGAAGCTGCTGGAAATCCCGGTCGTCGTCGAGACGGTCTGAACCAAGGACGGTACAAGGGACCGATAAGGAACCGATAAGGAACCCATCATGCACAGCGACCAACAAATCAAGCACTGGACCCCGATCTGCGAACTGGCCGAGATCGTCCCCAACACCGGCGTGGCCGCCCTGGTGGGCGACCAGCAGGTGGCGGTGTTCCACGTCATCGACAGTACCTCCGGCACGCCGCAGGCGCGCGTGTTCGCCATCGGCAACTATGATCCCAACGCCCAGGCGGCCGTGCTCTCGCGCGGCCTGGTGGGCAACCTGGGGGAACGCATCGTGGTAGCCTCACCCATCTACAAGCATCACTTCGACCTGACCACCGGCCACTGCCTGGAAGAACCCGCCAACTCGGTACCGGCCTGGCCGGCGCGCATTGCCGAGGGCAAAGTCTGGATCGGTGGCTGACATGCAGACCAGCGCCGACAAGGATCAAGCCAAGCCATCACTGGTGGTGGTCGGCAATGGCATGGCTGCCATGCGCACGGTGGAGGAATTGCTCAAGCTCGCACCGGACCTGTATGACATCACCGTCTTCGGCGCCGAGCCGCACGGCAACTACAACCGCATCATGCTCTCGCCGGTACTGGCCGGCGACAAGAGCATCGATGACATCATGCTCAACCCGCGCGCCTGGTACCAGGAGAACGGCATCACCCTGCACGCCGGCGACCCGGTGATCCACATCGACCGCCGCCTGCGCAGCGTCCATGCCAAGTCCGGCCTGAGCGTGAAGTATGACCGCCTGTTGCTGGCCACCGGTTCCACGCCTTTCATCATCCCGGTGCCGGGCCATCAATTGCCGGGCGTGATCGCCTTTCGCGACATCCAGGATGTGGACACCATGCTGCAGGCCGCGCGCACGCACCGCCATGCAGTGGTCATCGGCGGCGGCCTGCTCGGGCTGGAAGCGGCCAATGGCCTGATGCGCCAGGGTATGGAGGTAACCGTGGTACACGTCACCGACACCCTGATGAACCAGCAACTGGACAAGCCCGCCGCCGAGCTGCTCAAGAAGGCACTGGAAGCCAAGGGCCTGCGCTTCCTGCTCAACGCCCACACCGAAGAAATCATCGGCCCGGATCGCGTCACCGCCGTGCGCTTCAAGGATGGCAGCCGCATTCCTGCCGATCTGGTGGTGATGACCGCCGGCGTGCGTCCCAACATCGCCCTGGCCAAGTCGGCCGGCCTGCATTGCGAACGCGCCATCATCGTCGATGACACCCTGCAGACCTACGATCCGCGCATCTATGCCGTGGGCGAATGCGTGCAGCATCGCCAGGCCACCTTCGGCCTGGTCGCACCGATCTGGGACCAGGCCCGGGTATGCGGCGCGCATCTGGCCGGCGCCGGTCATCGGCGTTACGTACAGCAGGCCACGGCCACCAAGCTGAAGGTCACCGGCGTGGACCTGTATTCGGCCGGCGACTTCATCGGCGGCGACGATACCGAAGACCT is a window from the Herbaspirillum rubrisubalbicans genome containing:
- a CDS encoding MFS transporter, whose amino-acid sequence is MSKSNRIELFSLRTPQMRTFHLTWLAFFVCFFAWFACAPLMPVIKGEFHLTPGQIANINIAAVAVTILVRLIIGPMCDRFGPRKAYTGLLLVGAVPVIGVAFAQSYESFLFFRLLIGAVGASFVITQYHTSVMFAPNVVGTANAATAGWGNAGGGVAQGVMPLLMAAMLMLGVSHAWGWRAALLVPGLLMLIMAALYWRFTQDCPEGNYDDLRAAGVTIESGKRGGWASFRAAAANYRVWMLFITYGACFGVEIFIHNIAAIYYVEHFQLSLESAGIAAASFGLLALFARALGGFISDKVALAGGLNRRATLLFVMMLGEGLGLLWFAHAGSVVAAVIAMLCFGLFTHMACGATYALVPFIDRKALGGVAGIIGAGGNVGAVLAGFLMKGLGNTQQTLSTLGVLVTVSALCAVAIRFTASDKSGDAVVVENKVAA
- the nirB gene encoding nitrite reductase large subunit NirB → MKIIVIGHGMVGHKFLECLAESGAGDLHVTILCEEPRPAYDRVHLSEFFAGKSAEDLSLVAPGFFDAGQSPVQFDLKLNAKAQEIDLEHKQVRVNLSGVEQILSYDKLVLATGSYPFVPTVAGNQRKDCFVYRTIEDLEAMLECGNRSKSGVVIGGGLLGLECAKALRDLKLETHVVEFAPRLMAVQVDDSGGRILRQKIEELGVTAHTQKNTVEIVDGKQHTHRMNFEDGSHLETDMIVFSAGIRPRDELARHAGLKVGERGGIVIDNCCLTSDAAVYAIGECALWNGKIFGLVAPGYDMARTAAKHLLSHRDDAIEVPQFNGADMSTKLKLMGVDVASIGDAHGKEAGSRSYQFTDERKQIYKKIVVSESGKHLLGAVMVGDAAEYGTLLQMMLNKIELPESPEFLILPQSDGKAKPGLGVDALPESAQICSCNNVSKGQLCAAVASGVTNIGDLKACTKAGTACGGCVPLVTQVMKAEMKKQGLAVNNHVCEHFPYSRQEIHHLVRVGQIKSFDELLAKHGKGLGCDICKPMVANVLASLWNDFVLKKEHAGLQDSNDYFLGNIQKDGTYSVVPRMAGGEVTPDGLIAVGQIAKKYGLYTKITGGQRVDLFGARVDQLPDIWEALIAAGFETGHAYGKSLRTVKSCVGSTWCRYGVGDSVGFAVRLENRYKGLRSPHKIKFGVSGCTRECAEAQGKDVGIIATDKGWNLYVCGNGGMKPRHAELIASDLDEATLTRYVDRFLMFYVRTADRLQRTSTWRENLEGGLAYLKSVVIDDKLGIAAELETEMQRVVDTYECEWKKAVTDPETRKRFRHFVNSKAADGNIQFVEERGQIRPATVAEKKLLEIPVVVETV
- the nirD gene encoding nitrite reductase small subunit NirD; the encoded protein is MHSDQQIKHWTPICELAEIVPNTGVAALVGDQQVAVFHVIDSTSGTPQARVFAIGNYDPNAQAAVLSRGLVGNLGERIVVASPIYKHHFDLTTGHCLEEPANSVPAWPARIAEGKVWIGG
- a CDS encoding NAD(P)/FAD-dependent oxidoreductase is translated as MQTSADKDQAKPSLVVVGNGMAAMRTVEELLKLAPDLYDITVFGAEPHGNYNRIMLSPVLAGDKSIDDIMLNPRAWYQENGITLHAGDPVIHIDRRLRSVHAKSGLSVKYDRLLLATGSTPFIIPVPGHQLPGVIAFRDIQDVDTMLQAARTHRHAVVIGGGLLGLEAANGLMRQGMEVTVVHVTDTLMNQQLDKPAAELLKKALEAKGLRFLLNAHTEEIIGPDRVTAVRFKDGSRIPADLVVMTAGVRPNIALAKSAGLHCERAIIVDDTLQTYDPRIYAVGECVQHRQATFGLVAPIWDQARVCGAHLAGAGHRRYVQQATATKLKVTGVDLYSAGDFIGGDDTEDLVVRDPRRGIYKRLVLRGSRLVGAVLYGDVKDGPWYFDLIQSGRDISAFRRELPFGQAMCQQAA